Below is a window of Zygosaccharomyces rouxii strain CBS732 chromosome C complete sequence DNA.
CACCTAACGCATGCAGTAAGACCTATGCTGGAATTTAATGTTATTAGAAGGTTTAACACACTCTCGGTTGAGAAGAGGAAACAGACAGCACAAAAAGCAGGTAGAAGGGCTCATTTTGACATCTGGCGTGATCTAGTCAATAtagaattttctttgaGATCTTTATGTGGATAGAATAACATCTATGTAAATATTTAGTAATTTTTATTAAAATTGTATTTTCTGTCTAGCGACACACTGACACTTTGGctgatattttttttttccaccTCGAGCGAGGATCTGTAAGAACACGATATAATAAGGCCAAGAAATCACTGCAATTAAAGGATACTGGTTGCCTGCATTCAGTCTTAATGTCAACCACTGGCGGTATTACTTTAGCATGTCTCTAAAGAATAAGAGAAGCTCTGTAAAGAAAAGTGTCTCCTTTTCAGATGATAATACACTGACTAGAAACAATTTAAAGAAACATGTTGATCACGACAATCCTCCAGTGTACGTTAGACGAACAACGTTAACGGTCCCTTGGCACATTTTCGCACTGCTTTACTACTACATCTACATTTCGAATTCTTATGACACAGTCGCATTGTTATATCTACTGATACCTCTGCAAATAACCTATTTGGTATTCCAGTTCAATAAATCCACGGTTTATGGTAAGAAGCTCTTGAAGATTAAACTTCCATTAGTTTTAATATCACTATGTGCTACACTACTATTGACAATACCAACTACAGTGATTATCATTTTATTTGGAGCTCCgttaattgaaaaattgtttgaaacTTGGTTGTTATCATTACACCTATGTTTCCTGGCGTATCCAGCCGTATACCAAGTGTTTAATGGAGACTTTAAAGTGGGATTATGGAAAAGATATTTTGTTATGATTGTCGTGGGAGCGTGGACAAGTTGTATTGTTATTCCGCTGGATTGGGATCGTTATTGGCAAACTTGGCCGATCCCGGTGGTTGTTGGCGGATATTTGGGGGCACTTGTTGGCTATAGCATTGGTGCATTCATCTAATTCAATTAAGTATTtaaagtaataataacaagaataaaaaagaaatatcaTTGGGAAGCTTTGAAGAGATCAGATTTAGTGAATGGTTTGGATCCTGGCACAAAATTTGTCTGCAAGAAAACTGAACCAGGACCTTGAAGTTCACAGTAAATTTTATGGCTGTTGAACAGTCTGGACCATTGTACTTTAGCATTGTCATAAAACTTTGATGCATTTTTGACAAACCATTCATGAACACTTTGTGGGATGTTAAACGATGAACTTAATTTAGTCAACTGACATTTAACTTTGGAATCGTATGCTAATATGGATTCTCTTGCgaccaaatttttttcaccaggttttaaaatcatttgaTAAATAGGGCCTTGACCTGCTAGCGCTACAATTCCTAAACCTTTTAGCTCTCCATTGTCGTCAATATGTAGATCACCACTAAAGCACAATGATTCCTCGTAAAAATTAGGAATATAGATACCATGTTTGtaattatccaattttaaaaccACTATATTGGATAATGGTGTATGTGAAGCCATCAAAACATTTGCAGGGTGCTCACCAGTGGTAACTATTGAAAGGCCCTTCGAAGAATCGATATCCTGGGCTAAGAATGGTTTACCATGATCACGAATATCTGAAGTAATGGCACTTATCTTATCCAAACGTCCATATACTGTACAAGAACTTGGAATCTTGATTAAAATCGAATCCTGTAATGGTGTGAATTCAGGCAATTCAACAAATGGACCACTTCCTGTGCCTTTCTTccttgttgaaaaatcagATATGCTTACACCACCACAACTGTAACATCTATAAGTCGGTAGCCTCC
It encodes the following:
- the GPI11 gene encoding mannose-ethanolamine phosphotransferase GPI11 (similar to uniprot|Q06636 Saccharomyces cerevisiae YDR302W GPI11 ER membrane protein involved in a late step of glycosylphosphatidylinositol (GPI) anchor assembly involved in the addition of phosphoethanolamine to the multiply mannosylated GPI intermediate human PIG-Fp is a functional homolog; GPI11 ER membrane protein), translating into MSLKNKRSSVKKSVSFSDDNTLTRNNLKKHVDHDNPPVYVRRTTLTVPWHIFALLYYYIYISNSYDTVALLYLLIPLQITYLVFQFNKSTVYGKKLLKIKLPLVLISLCATLLLTIPTTVIIILFGAPLIEKLFETWLLSLHLCFLAYPAVYQVFNGDFKVGLWKRYFVMIVVGAWTSCIVIPLDWDRYWQTWPIPVVVGGYLGALVGYSIGAFI
- a CDS encoding uncharacterized protein (conserved hypothetical protein), whose product is MIPRVFGRSIRRLPTYRCYSCGGVSISDFSTRKKGTGSGPFVELPEFTPLQDSILIKIPSSCTVYGRLDKISAITSDIRDHGKPFLAQDIDSSKGLSIVTTGEHPANVLMASHTPLSNIVVLKLDNYKHGIYIPNFYEESLCFSGDLHIDDNGELKGLGIVALAGQGPIYQMILKPGEKNLVARESILAYDSKVKCQLTKLSSSFNIPQSVHEWFVKNASKFYDNAKVQWSRLFNSHKIYCELQGPGSVFLQTNFVPGSKPFTKSDLFKASQ